From Streptomyces sp. NBC_01551:
TCACTCGCCGCGCCGGGGGCGGTCGTTGACTCGCCGGGCCCCGCGTGATGGCCTCCCGATCATGCGAAACCGAGAGTGGTTTGTCGGGTTTGTCCTGCCGGTCGTGGTCCTCGCGGCCGCCCTGACGGCCGGGGCGCCGCCCGCCGCGGCCGCCGTCACCCCTTCCGTTCCGGCCGGCCTCGCGGTGCCCCTGCCGCCGGGCGACGACGACCCGGCCGAGACCCGGCGGTACATCGTCACCGTCCGGCCGGACGCCGACCCGGCCGAGGTGGCCGCCATGGTCGAGGGCGTGCGGCCGCTGTACGTGTTCCGCTCCACGATCAACGGCTTCGCGGCGCGCCTCACCCCGGAGCAGCGCGACGCGCTGGCCGCGCTGCGGGAGGTCGAGGCGGTCGAGGAGGACGGGGTGGCCGGCGTACCGACGTAGGGCCGCGCAGGGAGGCGAGCGCCCGCCGTCCGGATGCTGGACGGCCGCTCAAGTTGTACCCCTCATGTATCTATCCTGTGCGCATGCCAGCTCCCGCCACCGCGCCGGCCGGCGCCACCACGCCCGCCACCGCGGCCGACCGCGTCTACGTCCACGTCAAGCAGGGCGTGCTCGACCGCCGCTACGAAGGCGGGGTCCTGCTCACCGAGGGCGAACTCGCCGACGCCGTCGGGGTGTCCCGCACACCGGTGCGCGAGGCGCTGCTGCGCCTGGAGACCGAGGGGCTGCTGAAGCTGTACCCGAAGAAGGGCGCGCTGGTCCTGCCGGTCTCCGCGCAGGAGATCGCCGACGTGATCGAAACCCGGCTGCTGGTCGAGGAGTTCACCGTCCGCAAGGCCGTGCCGGCGCCGCCCGGACTGCTGGAGCGGCTCGCCGCCCTGGTCGAGGAGCAGCGCCGGCACGCCGCCGGGGGCGACCTCGCGGCCGTGATGGCCGCCGACCGGGGCTTCCACGCGGAGATCGTGCGCAGCGCCGGGAACCAGATCCTGTGCCGCCTCTACGACCAGCTCCGCGACCGGCAGCTGCGGATGGGCGTGGCGCTGCTGCACGCCCACCCCGACCGGATCGAGCGGTCGCTGACCGAGCACACCGAGATCCTGGACGCGCTGCGCGCCGGGGACGCGCAGACGGCGGCCGCGGCGGTCCGGGCGCACGTGGGCCGCGTCGAGGCGCTGGTGCGGGGGTCGGCCCGATGAGCGCGGGGGCGGTGTTGAAAGACCCTCCGGGCGGACGCGGGGCGGTCGCCGTCTGGGGGATCGGCGTCGCCGTCTACTTCGTCGCGGTGATCTTCCGTACCAGCCTGGGCGTGGCCGGACTGGAGGCGGCCGACCGCTTCCACGTGAACGCCTCGGCGCTCTCCACGTTCTCGCTGCTCCAGCTGCTGGTCTACGCCGGGATGCAGATACCGGTGGGGCTGATGGTGGACCGGCTCGG
This genomic window contains:
- a CDS encoding protease inhibitor I9 family protein, producing MRNREWFVGFVLPVVVLAAALTAGAPPAAAAVTPSVPAGLAVPLPPGDDDPAETRRYIVTVRPDADPAEVAAMVEGVRPLYVFRSTINGFAARLTPEQRDALAALREVEAVEEDGVAGVPT
- a CDS encoding GntR family transcriptional regulator; this translates as MPAPATAPAGATTPATAADRVYVHVKQGVLDRRYEGGVLLTEGELADAVGVSRTPVREALLRLETEGLLKLYPKKGALVLPVSAQEIADVIETRLLVEEFTVRKAVPAPPGLLERLAALVEEQRRHAAGGDLAAVMAADRGFHAEIVRSAGNQILCRLYDQLRDRQLRMGVALLHAHPDRIERSLTEHTEILDALRAGDAQTAAAAVRAHVGRVEALVRGSAR